From the genome of Deltaproteobacteria bacterium:
TGATTTTTTCCACCTCGCCCATGCGCACGGTGACGAAAAACGAATCGCTCTCCGCCATCACCACATCGCCCGACGACGCGCCTTTGTTCTTCGCCATGGCGAGAACTTCGCGCCCCAACTCTTCACTCAGTTGCAATCGTTCCATTCGATCCTCAATTTCGAGTTACGGGTTTCGGCTTTCTTGTTTCATGTTCGGAAAATTCCGATCAACTCGAAACTCGAAACGCAAAAACCGAAACGCATCATCACGCCGCTGTTCCACCCACCGTCAAGCCGTCGATTTTAATCGTCGGTAGTCCGACGCCCACCGGCACCGATTGACCGTCCTTGCCGCAGGTGCCGACGCCTTCGTCAAGTTTCAAATCGCCGCCGACCATCGAGACGCGCGTCAACACGTCGGGGCCGTTGCCGATCAAGGTCGCGCCTTTCACCGGCCGGGTCACATGACCGTCTTCGATCAGGTAAGCTTCGCTGGCGGAAAAGACGAACTTGCCGCTGGTGATATCGACTTGGCCGCCGCCGAATGAGACGGCGTACAAGCCTTTTTTCACCGAGCGCAAAATGTCTTCCGGCGCCGACTGGCCGGCGAGCATGAACGTATTGGTCATGCGCGGCATGGGAATATGCGCGTAGCTTTCGCGCCGGCCGTTGCCGGTGGGCGTCATCTTCATCAAGCCGGCGTTGAGCTTGTCTTGCAGATAACCTTTGAGAATGCCGTTCTCGATCAGCACCGTGCGGCCGGTCGGCGTGCCTTCGTCGTCGACGTTGATCGACCCGCGCCGCGACGGGATCGTGCCGTCGTCAATCACCGTGCAAAGTTCCGAAGCGACTTTCTGACCGATGCGATCGGAAAAAGCCGAAGTCTTCTTGCGGTTGAAGTCGCCTTCCAGGCCGTGGCCGATCGCTTCATGGAGAAGAATTCCCGGCCAGCCCGGACCGAGCACCACATCCATCGTCCCCGCCGGCGCGTCCACCGCACTCAAGTTGAGCACCGCTTGGCGCACCGCCTCGCGCGCGTAGCGCTCGTAATCTTTGTGGTCGACAAAAAATCCGAACTCGACCCGGCCGCCGCCACCAAAGCTGCCGATTTGACGGTTGCCGTTTTCCTCGACGATGCAGGTAACGTTCAAGCGCGTCAGCGGCTGAATATCGCCGACCACCATGCCCTGAGAATTCGCCACCAGCATGACTTTGTACTCGGCGCCGATGGAGGCAAAAACATTTTTGATGCGCGAATCGAGCGCGCGGGTGAATTTGTCAATCTCATAAAGTAGCGCGACTTTTTCTTCCAATGGAACGTCGTTGACCGGCGTCTTGATCGGATAGAGATCGTGGCTGTCGGCGCGCGGCTGGCCCACCGGCGCGGGCACTTGCGACGGCCGATTTTGGGCAATGTAGCGCGCCGTGCGTGCGGCGATTTCAAGATTTTCAATCGTGATGTCGTCGGTGTAGGCGTAACCGGTTTTGGCCTCGGCGAGCACGCGCACGCCGACGCCGTTGGAGGTTGACTGAGAACAGCTCTTGACCAACCCCTCTTCCAAACTGACGCCTTCGTTACGGCGATATTCGAAGAATAGGTCGGCGTAGTCAGCCTTCTGACCCAAGGCCGCGTCGATGACCTTGTCCAGGTCGCCTGTGTGAATGCCGAAATTGTCGGTGAAAAATGCCGCGGGCAGATTGTCTTGTGCCATAACGCCCCCCCCTCGAACGATTTCTACCACATCTAGCCGACGCGATTAAGGGGAATTATCGATTTCTACTCGTGCGGCGCGCAGAATTCGTCAATCGTAACGATTTACTGTTGATCGTTTGACACTGTTGGGCTAAAATCGCTTCATCAATTTGAGCAGGAAGAAGGCCATGGCACATAAAAAAATCGTTCACATCGTCGGCACTGGCACCATCGGAGAGCCACTCGTCGGAATTCTCTCCACCTTCAAGGAGCAGTTTGGCATCGACGAAGTGACCTTCCACAAGCGCACACCGCTGCTCACCGACCGCTCCAAGGTCATGGTCTCGTGCCGCCAGGGTGCCAAGCTCGCCGTCGATAAAGAACGCTGGCAGAAATTTGTCGAGATGGGCATGGAGCCGGCCTTCGAGGCCGAAGAAGCGATCGAGCGCGCCAGCGTGATCATCGACTGCACACCGGTGGGCAATCAGAATAAAGAAAAAATCTACAACCGCTACGCCGACAACGGCCGCTGCTTTATCGCCCAGGGCAGTGAAGACGGCTTCGGCAAGAAGTACGCCCGCGGCATCAACGACAAAGCGCTGGTAAAAGGCGAAGACAAATTTATCCAGGTAGTCAGCTGCAACACCCACAACCTGGCAGTGTTGATCGACACCATCGCGCTAGGTCCAGAAAAAGAAGACAACCTCGCCGAAAGCCGCTTTGTCTGCATGCGCCGAGCCAACGATTTAAGCCAAGAAGGCGATTTCATTCCGGCGCCGGAGGCCGGCAAACACGATGACGCCCGTTACGGCACACACCAAGGCCACGACGCCCACGCTTTGTTCAAGACCATCGGACTAGACTTGAATATTTTTTCCTCGGCTTTGAAGCTCAACACGCAGTACATGCACACGATTCATTTTAATCTAAGACTGCGCCGCGCCATCGACAAAGAGGAGTTGATGCGCCGCTTCCAATCGACGCGCCGCGTGGCGATGACCAATAAGGCATCGTCGGCATCGGTATTTTCCTTCGGCCGCGACCATGGATTGTTTGGCAGGATTTTGAATCAAACGGTGGTCGTCGCCCAGAGCCTGGCGATCCATAACGACAAGGAAATCATCGGCACTTGCTTCACGCCCCAGGACGGCAATTCGCTGTTGAGCAGCATCGCGGCTACTTTATGGTTTATGTACCCGGATTCTTACGAAGAGAAATTAGCGCCGGTCAGGCCGTACTTTTTTAGCGAGATCTAAGGCGCGATTCCAAGCGCGAACCCAGGGATCGAAGCGCCAGCTTCGGTCCCTTTTTTTTGGATTTTTATTTGCGCCCTTTACGGTTGGAATTCCCGAACTGGGCCGGTCGCGACCGGCCCCTACACTGTGATCTCTGTACTACAATCCGTGATAGTTTGCGCGGCTTGCAAAAATTTTGCTTGTAGCCGATCCGAAGGGCGACCAGCCGGTCGCCCCTACATGCCTTTTGCGTACTTTGCGTTCTTTGCGGTTAAATAATCCGAGTCCGAGTCCAGTCTTTAGTTGCGGCTTTGCCGCCTAGGTTCTCTGTGGTGAAAACTCTCCCCACAGCAAACTGGATTACTCTCTGACGTTTTGTTGCGGGATCTCTTCGAAGCGCACCCTATCGCCGGTTTTGATGCCGTGGCGTTTGGCCAGACCGCCATTGATCTCCAAGACAAACTGGCTGGGCGCATTCACCCCGCGCGGCTCCAAGGAAAAAGGTTGGGTCTGCTCGACGATACCGACGATCTTACGCTCGCGATCGATGAAGATCATGTCCAACGGCAGCGGCGTATTCTTCATCCAAAACGACTGCGGGGATTCACCAGGAAAAAGAAAAATCATGCCGCGGTCGGCGGCCAGATCTTTACGGTACTGCAGACCCATCTCGCGCTTGGACGGCGTATCGGCGATCTCAACCTGAAACGCCACGACGCCAGTCTTGGTCGAGATGGAAACCTTCGGTTCGGCTTGGCAAGCGCTCACGCTACCCAGCATGGCAAAAAACAGGCTCACGAACAAAGCGTGGCGGCACATGATCATTTAAGCAAATTCCGAGCGACAATTTCGGCGATGTCCAAAACTTCCATGGCGACCTCGGGCTCTTCCTTGGCGGTCTCTTCGGTGAGCATGCGCATGCAGAACGGACATCCCGTGGCAACGGTCTTGGCGCCGGTCTGCTTGAGTTCGCGATAACGGTTGGTGCTGACCCGCTCCGTGCCTTTTTCTTCGTCCTTCCAGAACTGTCCGCCGCCGGCGCCGCAACAGAAACTATTTTTTCGATTGCGCTCGGGCTCGGTGAGTTTGGCGCCGGTGGCTTGGATCAAGCCGCGCGGCTCGTCGAAGATGCCGTTATGCCGGCCGAGGTAACAAGGATCGTGATAGGTGATCGAATCTTGGCCGTCGCCTTTGAGTTTGAGCTTGCCGGCCTTGACCAACTCGTCGATGAAATCGCTATGATGCTTGACGACATAATTACCGCCAAACTGCGGATACTCGTTGCCGATAGTGT
Proteins encoded in this window:
- the tldD gene encoding metalloprotease TldD, which codes for MAQDNLPAAFFTDNFGIHTGDLDKVIDAALGQKADYADLFFEYRRNEGVSLEEGLVKSCSQSTSNGVGVRVLAEAKTGYAYTDDITIENLEIAARTARYIAQNRPSQVPAPVGQPRADSHDLYPIKTPVNDVPLEEKVALLYEIDKFTRALDSRIKNVFASIGAEYKVMLVANSQGMVVGDIQPLTRLNVTCIVEENGNRQIGSFGGGGRVEFGFFVDHKDYERYAREAVRQAVLNLSAVDAPAGTMDVVLGPGWPGILLHEAIGHGLEGDFNRKKTSAFSDRIGQKVASELCTVIDDGTIPSRRGSINVDDEGTPTGRTVLIENGILKGYLQDKLNAGLMKMTPTGNGRRESYAHIPMPRMTNTFMLAGQSAPEDILRSVKKGLYAVSFGGGQVDITSGKFVFSASEAYLIEDGHVTRPVKGATLIGNGPDVLTRVSMVGGDLKLDEGVGTCGKDGQSVPVGVGLPTIKIDGLTVGGTAA
- a CDS encoding DUF192 domain-containing protein, with translation MIMCRHALFVSLFFAMLGSVSACQAEPKVSISTKTGVVAFQVEIADTPSKREMGLQYRKDLAADRGMIFLFPGESPQSFWMKNTPLPLDMIFIDRERKIVGIVEQTQPFSLEPRGVNAPSQFVLEINGGLAKRHGIKTGDRVRFEEIPQQNVRE